The following proteins are co-located in the Palaemon carinicauda isolate YSFRI2023 chromosome 3, ASM3689809v2, whole genome shotgun sequence genome:
- the LOC137637785 gene encoding dentin sialophosphoprotein-like: protein MGGLRAAVGVVLGVISLAVLSLHIALCIHYPSPLFAVTLLLNPSLWLFLGLIGMGCALLLTHRDQQRKVRAGHCTTCHPHYGSTVDTKWRAQDPKWRGGGMPCQRGPSRAIYSYNGNLHKFYASYGAINEKQLIEMKHATSKSPHSTNDNDKTPNLPSEETNGTQGDTKSTIDEAGVKTESGNLCKEEEMQSKDEKNSDGRVCGQVEGKDSGVSENPTSCIDSRKGDEIGAEKESQNNLEQKSNSTDTAAASAPVIPPLSPREMYYRERRYCDCMARYGAIYQYSQVPRSALSPRCNRYAMQDRTMSRYNSKLLMRCKLKPPNDVPVELFAAKGVSSGQVSSEADKDGNSDAKKSEASTRDSVNDNQELDLDKSSELCSNSICPSQKTSQVSEEEVSSVGCTDSTSLSSMADLSAPKESIKSTPHTAVSSSFIVPLKHMPRFTTQTSTSLPLGSPYNGKSKHTADYVDDHESTSLSSDHTASEKDFQDQDVVSISSKSSLLPSSPEKSVTNRDLTRSPLWRPFRSSIMGRKRLSDEERNSNEDISKNNHSKGYSTGNDSTNEDSQESPSSTLKSVFSNRKSFSKLGGDNRKTSPLSQSNSNENISSASTSSSASPAMKEKRRQQVDSSRPTKCKSSFSRKISAAKSQSLQKNSKTLLLSPARAVRSLVFRNSQKRSGRVRKLQDEKSQGDCVPAKLPLLSSPNTEPIPLEKSIATAHAEYASDSAKIANNPSLSSAADASKVSESDNALEAASTFCSTSSVPSRNSNALSQVAGAKVSNNSSTVTWSFSKADNSAKERCSSASAQETSSRFAASEPTVKTPLISSPATCSTSPAVATPPATTMASSSSPCGSPSVRPKEPKKSKIRLKGKHRPRPTESILLLTADSDE, encoded by the exons aTGGGAGGTCTGCGGGCGGCCGTGGGCGTGGTTCTGGGTGTCATTTCCCTCGCTGTTCTCAGCCTCCATATCGCCCTCTGCATACATTATCCGTCGCCTCTGTTTGCTGTCACTCTCCTTCTCAACCCGTCGTTATG GCTGTTCCTTGGACTCATAGGCATGGGATGTGCTCTGCTCCTCACTCACAGAGACCAGCAAAGGAAGGTACGAGCAGGACACTGCACCACTTGTCATCCTCATTATGGTTCAACAGTTGACACAAAATGGCGGGCCCAGGATCCAAAATGGCGCGGAGGTGGAATGCCCTGTCAGCGTGGACCTTCGAGAGCTATATACTCATACAATGGAAACCTCCATAAATTCTATGCTTCTTATGGAGCTATCAATGAGAAGCAGTTAATAGAAATGAAACATGCTACATCAAAATCACCGCACAGCACAAATGACAATGACAAAACGCCCAATCTTCCGTCAGAAGAAACTAATGGTACCCAGGGTGATACGAAATCTACTATTGATGAAGCTGGTGTTAAAACAGAGTCAGGAAATTTGTGTAAGGAAGAAGAAATGCAGTCAAAAGATGAAAAGAATAGCGATGGAAGAGTATGCGGTCAAGTAGAAGGGAAAGATTCGGGAGTTAGTGAAAATCCCACTAGCTGTATAGATTCTAGAAAGGGGGACGAAATTGGTGCTGAGAAAGAAAGCCAAAACAACTTAGAACAAAAAAGTAACTCCACAGATACAGCTGCTGCTAGTGCGCCTGTTATTCCTCCTCTATCCCCCCGTGAGATGTACTATAGGGAGCGAAGATATTGTGATTGTATGGCTCGTTATGGAGCTATTTATCAGTACTCTCAGGTACCAAGATCGGCTCTATCACCCAGGTGCAACAGATATGCCATGCAGGATCGTACCATGAGTAGATATAACAGTAAGCTTTTGATGCGCTGTAAGTTAAAACCACCCAATGATGTCCCTGTCGAGCTCTTTGCTGCCAAAGGGGTATCCTCGGGTCAAGTTTCCTCAGAGGCTGACAAAGATGGTAATAGTGATGCTAAGAAATCTGAAGCTAGCACCAGAGATAGTGTGAATGATAACCAAGAGTTGGATTTGGATAAAAGTTCAGAATTGTGTAGTAATAGCATTTGCCCTTCGCAAAAGACGTCTCAGGTCAGTGAGGAAGAAGTATCATCTGTTGGATGTACTGATTCCACATCCCTATCATCCATGGCAGACCTTTCTGCCCCAAAGGAATCTATAAAATCAACTCCTCATACTGCTGTTAGTTCCAGCTTCATTGTGCCTCTGAAACACATGCCACGCTTCACAACACAGACTTCCACTTCACTTCCTCTCGGCTCTCCATACAACGGCAAAAGTAAACACACAGCAGACTACGTAGATGATCACGAATCTACCTCTTTGTCCTCTGACCACACTGCAAGTGAAAAAGACTTCCAGGATCAAGATGTTGTTTCAATATCCTCAAAATCTAGTCTCTTGCCATCAAGTCCGGAAAAGTCGGTTACAAATAGAGACTTGACGAGATCACCATTATGGCGGCCCTTCAGATCTTCCATTATGGGCAGGAAAAGACTctctgatgaagaaagaaatagtaATGAGGATATTTCTAAAAATAACCACTCTAAAGGTTATAGTACAGGGAATGACTCCACAAATGAAG ACAGTCAAGAATCACCATCGTCTACCTTGAAATCAGTGTTTAGCAACAGGAAATCTTTCTCAAAATTGGGAGGCGACAATCGGAAGACGTCACCTCTTAGTCAGTCTAATTCAAATGAAAACATTTCCTCTGCATCAACCTCATCTTCAGCTTCACCAGCCATGAAAGAGAAAAGACGCCAACAGGTTGATTCTTCCAGACCCACAAAGTGCAAATCTTCATTCAGTAGGAAGATATCAGCAGCTAAATCTCAGTCTCTTCAGAAGAATTCTAAAACACTGCTTCTGTCACCAGCTAGAGCTGTTCGTTCTCTTGTCTTTAGAAATTCCCAAAAGAGAAGTGGAAGAGTTCGCAAATTGCAAGATGAAAAATCACAAGGTGATTGCGTGCCAGCCAAACTTCCATTGCTTTCATCACCAAACACAGAACCCATTCCATTGGAAAAGAGCATCGCTACTGCACATGCTGAATATGCCAGTGATTCAGCCAAGATCGCGAATAATCCATCTCTCAGCTCTGCTGCTGATGCCTCCAAAGTATCAGAATCAGACAATGCTTTAGAAGCAGCTTCTACTTTTTGCTCAACGTCCTCTGTACCTTCTAGGAATTCTAATGCTCTATCTCAAGTGGCAGGTGCTAAGGTATCTAACAATTCCTCAACTGTAACTTGGTCATTTTCTAAAGCTGACAATTCCGCTAAAGAACGCTGTTCGTCAGCATCTGCCCAAGAAACGTCCAGCCGTTTTGCTGCCAGTGAACCCACTGTTAAAACTCCGCTAATATCTTCTCCTGCCACATGCTCTACCTCCCCAGCAGTAGCAACGCCGCCAGCAACAACAATGGCAAGCTCAAGTTCTCCTTGTGGAAGTCCATCAGTGAGGCCGAAAGAGCCAAAAAAGTCTAAGATTAGGCTTAAGGGTAAACATCGTCCTCGTCCAACGGAGTCTATCTTGTTACTAACTGCCGATTCGGATGAGTGA